A window of Symphalangus syndactylus isolate Jambi chromosome X, NHGRI_mSymSyn1-v2.1_pri, whole genome shotgun sequence genomic DNA:
gtatatatgtgatttttaaaatctggagGAAAATAATCTCTCATGTTAACAGCATTTCTGTGTGACCAGGTcaccattttaatattattttttagccTATTTCAGCAACTTTAGAGTAGATTACTCagtgattatttttataatcatgaaagaaaaatgaagctgaaacAGCATACCCATTTGGTTTcaaatacataaacacacatagacacacaaagACATGCTCCCATATATCCCCTGTCTTCTGCCAATAGTGGAAATTTTCCTGGACTTGATCAAGTGGGTAGCGTAGTTGCCGTGTCAACTATAGGCCTGCATGTTTCCTCCCTGCAGTTTATTCTTTCAGATCACAGATACCAGCGTGGTCAGGAAGAGCCATTTTTCTGTATCATCTAAGTTTAAGAGTGAGAAACAGAGGATTTGGTTTATTTCTATacacagttttcaaaatattatatggcatggtacatctatacaatgaaatactatgcattTGGCAAATGCCTAAGAAACAGTATaaggtgaaaaaaattatataatagcacatactgtatgttctcacttaagaataaatatgtatgttaGTATACCTATGTATATTACTACCTACAAATCAGGAAAAACGTATCTATGAAAGTTTTAACAGGATTACTTGCAtagttgtagagacagggatggCTCTaccattttctactttttaaaattattaatatatatttatttggggTTTGTTACATCTTCAGGGAAATATTGAGATAAAATGCTACAGGCTTAGGGGAAAACCTCATTTAAAGTAATTTATATCAAATTATGTGGAAAATATTTAGGTGAATGATGTTCAAGCTATGCTCTTGAGTGGGATCTGAAGCTGGTTTCAAATTTTCAAATGAGATACATTTATCTTTATATGCAAAATTCTAGAAATACATATAGTAAATATTGATAGTGGTTATTTGTCTAGAGTTGTACTTTATTTTGCATATACCTTTCTGCATCTTCTCAATTTTTAATAAGCTTCTGGATGTTTTCATAATCAGAAACACTGTAGTTGAAGACATTATGATCTGGTTAGAATCCCACACAACAAAACCTTTAAATTTAACATAGAAAATTCTAGAACCCTGAGAAGACTCCTGGCTAGCTGGATGTAGTCCTTATGGAATAAGGATGGAAACTACATCTGATAGTGAGTGAAGTCCCCTTCAACTCATGAGCAGTTCTGGTTGTCATCATAAGAGGGCACttgacagattttcttttttttttttttttttttttgagatggagtcttgctctgtcacccaggctggagtgcagtggcacaatctcggctcactgaaagctccgcctcccaggttcacaccattctcctgcctcagcctcccgagtagctgggactacaggcacctgccaccatgatcggctaattttttgtatttttagtagaagcggggtttcaccatgttagccaggatggtctcgatctcctgacctcgtgatccgcccgcctcggcctcccaaagtgctgggattacaggcgtgagccaccgcacccagccgacagattttctaaattttctccaGCCAACCATTGTTATGAAGTAGACAAACAAAGCAATGAATCTATTTTGTGTTAGTAAACTATGAGACAGCATGTAATTGCAAttccattgaaaaaaaattgtatgtgtaaagaagaaaaattccaCATGATAACTGATGTGAGCATTCAAACAAAATCTACATTCTGTCTCATAGTATGCACAAGACAATTGTTACTTCTTTTTTATCTATCTCCACTCCACCATACTTTTCTTCAGAGATGATTTCAACATAAACTAAATAGCATAAATTCATCCCAGAGAgcatttcaaattataaaaataagaaggaaaataaacatgGCATCTACATCACAGATGAAATTTTGCCTCATTCCTATGTTTTAGAATGATATGCCTGTTAAAGTTTAGGTAGGGAAAATTCTTGACACTTTTCCCATTTTGTTGGTTTTATTCCCTGCCTTCCTTTTGAACAGCATAGGTTAATATCAGAGATGTACATGACCTGGGCAATCTGCATGTGATGCCAGCCAAGCCCTGAAAGACAGTACAACCACAGATGTGCCAAGCTGGGTAAAGGCCCTGCTGGACAAGCAGTTGGAGTGAAAATCAAGACAGCTGGACCACAGGACCAGACCCACCAGGATCCACATGACAGTAAGTAAGactcttcccatttcacaaaacaTTTCACAGTAGAAACATGTTGAGAACTTGGAGAATAATGTATTTTGCCTCCTGCTCTACAGCCATCctagcattttaaattaaaagccaTATTTCATGTTAGAATCATGTTAGGTTGATGATTTGGAGTACAATTCATTTTGCTCCCTGTTCTGCAGCCATGACACTTTATAATTAAAAGTTGTAACTTCTAGTTTGGAGAAGAATCTCACTTTTTAAACCATTATGAAGAAATCACACAAGAGGCTATTCAGGTGTCTCCCTGAGGTTCAGGCCAACGGCCTCACTCTCCAATCCTTTATAATGATCCTATCCAAGAAGTTGTCATAGCAGTAATTCTGAATCTCTGCCTTCTAAAATTATGCTTTTAGAAGAGTCATTGTATTTTTGTCCGGGTCCAGGAGATACAGACCCTATTGTCTTTGTCTGCCTGCTCCAGGTGAACAGTGGAGCACTTGcagcttaaaaaatacaaagctgTGTTTTCAACTAGAACATTGCTCCTCAAAGAGTTCTTTTTAAACATGTAGCATTAGAGGCACTTGACAACTTTTTAGAAATACAAACTTTTGAGCACAAGCCAAACCTTCTGAATAAAACTCTCATGATGGGGCCTAGAAATATAAGTCCTTCAGATGATTTTGACACATGTTAAGTTTGGAGACCCACTGCTGTAAGTATGACATTAGGGACACAAAAGTACTAAAGTATGTAATTACATAAATAGAGTTCCAGACATCCCATCACAAGCTTTCCCGCCTCTGCTGCCATGTACATACATTCACTCCTTAGTAAGCATGTCCAATAATGAGGGCAAGTTCTTGAATCTGAGGTATTATAAAACAACTTTTCTGGTTTTTGTCCACCCCTCCCCCCCGCAATCTTATATTATGCTGCCTCCTCTGTCTCATGCCCCACTGCGCATTGTTCTTTTATCTCTTCTCCATTTGTAATTGCTCACTTCCTGTTTTGGCGAAATAATTGTATTTGCtgatacttttcttcttttccttttccctatTTCAGTATCTTCCAGTATTGTCCTATTCAAACAACGTGTTCAAGCATCCTTGGAAAATTGAGGTGGAGAACAGGCCACACAAGCTGTAAACCCTTTGTAGTCATAAGACAAAAGAGGCTTTGTTAAGAGTATTGTTTTGGGTAGAACTTGCATTAGCAGTGACAAAGACAGCCACCTCAACCTTTGACAATAACCCTTGGCACACAAATATAAACCATAATGGAGTCTGAGTATGTCCTATGCAACTGGAAAGATCAGTTATGGCCAGCAAAAGTTTTGTCCAGATCTGAAACTTCATCAAACAGTAAGAggaaaaatgcattttctctAGAAGTTCAAATACTCTCACtagatgaaaaaattaaattggacAGCACAGAAACAAAGATCCTAAATAAATCTCAAATTGAAGCCATTGCTGCTTCATTAGGACTACAGTCAGAGGACAGTGCTCCACCTACAGAGGAAACTGCCTATGGAAGATCAATGAAAGTGGCACTGGGTATTCTGAATGAGAGAACAAATTTGAGTCAAGCAAGCACTTCAGATGAAGAGGAGATCACTATCCTGTCTCAAAATGTACCACAAAAACAGTCTGATTCACCCCCTCATAAAAAATACCGGAAGGATGAAGGCGACTTACCAGGGTGTCTTGAGGAAAGTGAAAACTCAGCATGCTTGTTAGCATCTTCAGAGAGTGATGATTCCCTGTATGATTGTAAATCACAAGCGCACACAATGGTCGATACTATTCCAAGTGAAGTGGAAACAAAGTCATTACAAAACTCTAGCTGTTGCGAGACTTTCCCTTCACTTTCGGAAGATAATGATGAAAAAGAGAACAAGAATAAGATTGATATCTCAGCAGTTATGTCTGTGCATTCTGCAGTCAAAGAGGAAAGTGCATGTGTTAAAGATGAAAAGTTCACTCCACCTTTGTCATCAGATATCCTCACTATGCCCAAAGCTTTGAAAGAAAAGAGCCAGGATACCTGCCCAGAGACCCTGGCTGTTCCCTCTGAATGCTCTGCTTTCTCAGAGAATATTGAGGATCCTGGAGAGGGTCCCTCAAATCCATGCTTAGATACCAGCCAGAATCAACCTTCCGTGGAATCAGAGATGGGAGCTTCAGCGTGCCCTGGGAGTTGTTCAAGGGAATGTGAGGTTTCATTTAGTGCTTCTAACCCTGTCTGGGATTATTCACGTCTTATGAGTAGTGAAAGAAATTTTCAGAGACTGGATTTTGAAGAACTTGAGGAAGAAGGTGAAGCCTCTGACAAGTCATTGCTTCCAAGTCGCATTAATCTTTCTCTATTAGATGATGATGAGGAAGACGAAGAACTTCCACGCTTCATTTTACATTATGAGACACGTCCATTTGAAACAGGAATGATAGTCTGGTTTAAATATCAGAAATATCCATTTTGGCCAGCAGTGATAAAAAGTATCAGACGAAAAGAGAGGAAAGCAAGTGTGCTTTTTGTTGAGGCAAACATGAATTCTGAAAAGAAGGGCATTAGAGTAAATTTTAGAAGATTAAAGAAATTTGATTGTAAAGAGAAACAAATGCTAGTGGACAAAGCCAGGGAGGATTACAGTGAGAGTATTGACTGGTGCATCTCACTAATTTGTGACTACAGAGTTAGAATAGGTTGTGGTTCTTTCACAGGCTCTTTGCTTGAGTATTATGCTGCTGATATTAGTTACCCAGttaggaaagaaataaaacaggatacttTCAGGAACAAATTTCCAAAGCTGCATAATGAAGATGCCAGGGAACCAATGGCTGTGACTTCCCAGACCAAGAAAATGTCCTTCCAAAAAATTCTCCCTGACCGGATGAAGGCTGCTCGGGACCGAGCCAACAAGAACCTGGTGGACTTcattgtgaatgcaaagggaaCAGAGAACCATCTTCTGGCCATTGTAAATGGCACAAAAGAATCCAGGTGGCTGAAATCATTTTTGAGTGCAAATAGGTTCACACCCTGTATTGAAACATACTTTGAGGATGAAGATCAGTTGGATGAAGTGGTGAAATATTTACAAGAAGTCTACAATCAGATAGATCAAATAATGCCAACTTGGATAAAAgatgataaaattaaatttatcctAGAAGTTCTTCTGCCAGAAGCAATTATTTGTTCAATTTCTGCTGTTGATGGGTTAGATTACGAGGCAGCTGAAGCAAAGTATCTAAAAGGACCATGTCTAGGCTACAGGGAAAGAGAATTATttgatgcaaaaataatatatgaaaagagaCGAAAACCACCAACAAATGAAGCTCACTAAATGTGCTGAAAGTTGAAACCATGACAGGGAGCTCTCACAGATACTAGTTGAAAAAATCTCTGAACAATTCTCTCTAATACATATTTTCTGCAAATGGGAGAATGGATAatgtgttcactttttttttgagatctctAGGATCTGTGGTTATAATtacatctttatttccttttcttgtgctTCTTCAAAGTTAATTTTGTCAACATATTTCAGCAGTTCTACTTTCCCGTACATTTTTAGAAAGCATAATTCCTAAATGATTTCGAAGGGAAAGTACTATTTTGTTTTATGACACTTTTGAGTCTATGCTGTATTGTTAAATATATTGTGCACaattattttaatgctaaaattGCACTGGTGTTAGAGATTAACGAAGATGATTGGAAAAAAAGCCTAAAAGATACATCATTTCTATATTCCttgcttaatttttataaaatattgagTTTTCCCTTAAGAtagttgaattatttttcttgccatgcctatttatttttgcaaaaaaattATCTGCTATATAGAACCAAAGATAGATTCACTTTGCTATATAACTATACttgcttttgaaataaaacaaCTTGTAATTCAAAAATGAAGATTATCTGCATATAGTATTTATGTGTGTGAATAACATCTTGGCATGCAGAAAATAATTTTGGCTGCTTTGAACAGGATTGTTCATTCTACACTTCCCTGAAATTCCATTTTTGGGAGTGTCTATCCTTCAATGGCTGAATAGTTCCTTAAATCAGACAAGCTCCTGGCTACCTTCATAACCAACAGTGAGTGGATCTTCTTAATATAGCTGTCTGAC
This region includes:
- the PWWP3B gene encoding PWWP domain-containing DNA repair factor 3B, which produces MESEYVLCNWKDQLWPAKVLSRSETSSNSKRKNAFSLEVQILSLDEKIKLDSTETKILNKSQIEAIAASLGLQSEDSAPPTEETAYGRSMKVALGILNERTNLSQASTSDEEEITILSQNVPQKQSDSPPHKKYRKDEGDLPGCLEESENSACLLASSESDDSLYDCKSQAHTMVDTIPSEVETKSLQNSSCCETFPSLSEDNDEKENKNKIDISAVMSVHSAVKEESACVKDEKFTPPLSSDILTMPKALKEKSQDTCPETLAVPSECSAFSENIEDPGEGPSNPCLDTSQNQPSVESEMGASACPGSCSRECEVSFSASNPVWDYSRLMSSERNFQRLDFEELEEEGEASDKSLLPSRINLSLLDDDEEDEELPRFILHYETRPFETGMIVWFKYQKYPFWPAVIKSIRRKERKASVLFVEANMNSEKKGIRVNFRRLKKFDCKEKQMLVDKAREDYSESIDWCISLICDYRVRIGCGSFTGSLLEYYAADISYPVRKEIKQDTFRNKFPKLHNEDAREPMAVTSQTKKMSFQKILPDRMKAARDRANKNLVDFIVNAKGTENHLLAIVNGTKESRWLKSFLSANRFTPCIETYFEDEDQLDEVVKYLQEVYNQIDQIMPTWIKDDKIKFILEVLLPEAIICSISAVDGLDYEAAEAKYLKGPCLGYRERELFDAKIIYEKRRKPPTNEAH